In Novosphingobium sp. P6W, a genomic segment contains:
- a CDS encoding MDR family oxidoreductase, which yields MAFRAILADRTDGAITASVTTVENDILRDGDVTVAVEWSNVNYKDAIAFVSPQIIQTFPLIPGIDFAGRVEHSSDPRFVAGDKVVATGWGLSQTHHGGFAQRAQVKADWLVKLPDPLSTRDAMAIGTAGFTAMLSVLALEDGGIVPQRGDILVTGASGGVGSIAIAILSELGYHVLASTGKASEAEYLRRLGASEIIDRETISSEDKPLGPDRWAGAIDTVGSRTLANVLAQTKYRGVVTACGFVGGFDLPATVMPFIMRNVTLAGIDSVNAPQVVRERAWQRLATDLDLEKLALAVTEIGLEEVLGVAGAMRAGKSRGRSIVDVNR from the coding sequence GTGGCATTTCGAGCGATTCTCGCGGACCGAACCGACGGAGCGATCACCGCTTCCGTCACGACTGTTGAAAACGACATACTCCGTGATGGTGATGTTACAGTCGCCGTGGAATGGTCCAACGTGAACTACAAAGACGCCATCGCGTTTGTCAGCCCACAAATCATTCAGACCTTTCCGTTGATACCGGGCATCGACTTTGCGGGTAGGGTCGAGCACTCATCGGATCCCCGTTTTGTCGCAGGGGACAAGGTCGTTGCAACAGGATGGGGGCTAAGCCAAACTCACCATGGTGGATTCGCGCAGCGTGCACAGGTCAAGGCTGACTGGCTCGTCAAACTTCCGGACCCGCTCAGTACTCGCGACGCTATGGCCATCGGCACTGCCGGCTTCACGGCAATGCTGAGCGTCCTGGCGCTGGAAGATGGCGGGATCGTCCCGCAGCGCGGTGACATCCTGGTTACCGGTGCCTCTGGCGGGGTCGGGTCCATAGCGATCGCCATCCTCAGCGAGTTGGGCTATCATGTGCTTGCGTCCACCGGGAAGGCGTCGGAGGCGGAGTATCTGCGACGTCTTGGCGCTTCGGAGATCATCGATCGCGAGACCATCTCGAGCGAAGACAAACCGTTGGGACCGGATAGATGGGCGGGCGCGATCGACACGGTCGGGAGCCGGACCCTAGCCAATGTGCTGGCGCAGACGAAGTATCGCGGGGTAGTCACGGCGTGCGGCTTTGTCGGCGGTTTTGATCTACCCGCGACCGTGATGCCGTTCATCATGCGGAATGTAACGCTAGCCGGCATCGATTCTGTCAATGCCCCGCAAGTGGTTCGCGAGCGGGCTTGGCAACGCTTGGCGACAGATCTCGATCTTGAGAAACTGGCGCTGGCGGTAACTGAAATCGGGCTGGAAGAGGTTTTAGGCGTCGCTGGTGCAATGCGCGCAGGCAAGTCCAGGGGACGGTCGATTGTCGATGTGAACCGTTAG
- a CDS encoding alpha/beta fold hydrolase codes for MPDQNEDIVIGPIATHHIVIDGLSIRYATDRRVSSGIPILLTAPFPESLFAFLPVWESFAAMGPVIAVDLPGFGRSEGRQDLMSPSAMGLFLVKLLDVFELERVHAIVPDVGTLAALFAASTNPERFASIVAGSGGTAMELLGEPLVQIAHSKRSDFDGIDGGEQVVGLVRQLARVIPPAAVIEDYRLSAAGDRWNAAADFVRAYPLDLPRLAALLPGIDVPVLVLSGGDDPFVPPSNGEFLKARLPHCEAQVIEAGHFVWEDAAEEYARCATEWISRHDVGVAP; via the coding sequence ATGCCTGACCAAAACGAAGACATCGTGATCGGTCCGATCGCTACTCACCACATCGTTATCGACGGCCTTTCCATTCGTTACGCGACGGATCGGCGGGTAAGCTCGGGTATCCCGATCCTTCTTACCGCGCCGTTCCCGGAAAGCCTTTTCGCGTTTCTACCGGTTTGGGAGAGCTTCGCCGCCATGGGGCCGGTGATTGCGGTCGATCTGCCTGGGTTCGGTCGATCCGAAGGAAGGCAAGACCTGATGTCGCCCTCGGCAATGGGCCTCTTCCTCGTCAAGCTGCTGGACGTTTTTGAACTCGAACGCGTCCACGCTATCGTTCCCGATGTTGGGACGTTGGCGGCGCTGTTCGCCGCCTCCACGAACCCTGAACGTTTCGCCAGTATCGTCGCCGGGAGCGGCGGCACGGCCATGGAACTTCTTGGTGAACCGCTCGTCCAGATCGCCCACAGCAAAAGGTCTGATTTTGACGGCATCGATGGCGGCGAACAGGTCGTCGGGCTGGTCAGGCAACTCGCACGGGTCATCCCGCCCGCCGCGGTTATCGAGGACTATCGCTTGTCTGCGGCTGGAGATCGCTGGAACGCGGCTGCCGACTTCGTTCGCGCTTATCCGCTGGACCTTCCCCGGCTCGCAGCGCTTTTGCCTGGGATCGACGTTCCCGTGCTCGTTCTTTCCGGCGGCGACGATCCTTTCGTCCCACCTTCGAATGGCGAATTCTTGAAGGCGCGTCTTCCTCATTGTGAAGCACAGGTGATCGAGGCGGGTCATTTCGTCTGGGAGGATGCTGCCGAGGAATACGCCCGGTGTGCCACGGAATGGATCAGTCGCCACGACGTTGGTGTGGCGCCCTAG
- a CDS encoding alpha/beta fold hydrolase, with protein MNKHKTAPTEYVEVGESRYAYRRFGNGAGSPIVMLQHFTGGLDHWDPYLTDGLAQDRSVILVDNAGVGASTGATPTTIEGMAGCVRDFVDALALETFDLLGFSMGGMVAQAFAKENGARIRRLALVGTSPRGGDPTPYQAEVSQRARGSAGEEDIAWLFFGHSDAGRAAAKAFWQRRHERTVDVDPPSGMETIMAQVAAGRDWIVPHGERFADLSALTMPVLVVNGSNDVMLPTINSFYLQQHLPNSQLILYPDSGHAAQFQYPQLFLTHLQLFLDA; from the coding sequence ATGAACAAACATAAGACCGCTCCCACGGAGTACGTCGAGGTCGGCGAATCACGTTATGCTTATCGCCGCTTCGGCAACGGGGCCGGCAGTCCAATCGTCATGCTTCAGCACTTCACTGGAGGATTGGATCATTGGGATCCCTACCTCACCGATGGGCTCGCCCAGGACCGAAGCGTGATCCTTGTCGACAATGCCGGCGTGGGTGCCTCGACTGGCGCCACGCCGACGACGATCGAAGGCATGGCAGGATGCGTCAGGGACTTTGTCGACGCTCTCGCGCTGGAGACGTTCGACTTGCTCGGCTTTTCCATGGGCGGGATGGTCGCCCAGGCATTCGCCAAGGAAAATGGGGCGCGAATCCGGCGGCTCGCACTGGTCGGCACGAGCCCACGCGGCGGGGACCCGACGCCCTACCAAGCGGAAGTTTCGCAGCGCGCGCGTGGCAGCGCAGGTGAAGAGGATATCGCCTGGTTGTTCTTTGGACATTCCGATGCGGGGCGCGCAGCGGCCAAGGCGTTCTGGCAGCGGCGTCATGAGCGGACCGTCGACGTCGACCCGCCGAGCGGGATGGAGACGATAATGGCCCAAGTTGCCGCCGGCAGAGACTGGATCGTGCCGCATGGCGAACGCTTCGCGGATTTGTCTGCACTCACGATGCCAGTGCTAGTCGTTAACGGTAGCAACGATGTAATGCTGCCAACGATCAACTCCTTCTACCTTCAGCAGCATCTGCCCAACAGCCAATTGATACTTTACCCGGACTCCGGCCACGCGGCGCAGTTCCAATACCCGCAGCTGTTTCTCACGCATCTGCAACTTTTTCTGGACGCCTAA
- a CDS encoding ATP-binding protein, protein MEGAKLKFRDGIIAAALAATIFVADCSATLNASVAIIYICVLVLVGLRGTRRDIMFATGACVLLSTLAWGLVHASAPDLPSALRFCFVIVALALTAALLMNRLKIQRMRIELEESRVELTTFADSVPQLLWRSTPDGRWDFLNRRFTEITGVEREEGIARQTWRECVHPDDMGPLREKLARSLETGEDVSHQVRLRHKDGSYRWMSMARRAVRSPQTGEILRFYGGSTDIHEEVLAQQKVHDLMTQLEHRVELRTAQLTQTEARYSSLFDVGNISFAEMDFSATKPILDQLRAEGITDLRAHMHAHPDLFHHCLGLIKTTRVNEALARLMGYENLAELSSNPPAENADDGPEVLLRQLEMAYYGSEYIDGRTVLIGKDGQRITVFFTVIRLDSGLHLSSHLNLTEQEGIAELRRAAQDELARANRIATVGAYSATIAHELNQPISSMTMDVQTTLRWLHSEQPDVLSAIRGLERLTRTVERVRAIVQRTRESVTAHRRKISQFNLCALVTETCDLLDSEVRRAGAALELQCDMEFPPIQADPIELQQVLVNLTTNAAEAMIATPGVRRIVVSVLNTGEGVSISVADTGPGIAQDQLERLFEPFFTTKPSGMGMGLQVCRNAVESMGGTLEVRNREEGGAIFAFVLPASEKIQTAA, encoded by the coding sequence TTGGAAGGCGCAAAGTTGAAATTCCGCGATGGCATCATTGCCGCCGCCTTGGCCGCGACAATTTTCGTTGCTGACTGCAGCGCGACGCTAAATGCGTCTGTAGCGATTATCTACATTTGTGTTCTTGTTCTCGTTGGACTTCGTGGTACGCGCCGCGATATTATGTTTGCAACGGGTGCGTGCGTTCTGCTGTCCACCCTCGCATGGGGTCTTGTCCACGCCAGCGCTCCGGATCTGCCAAGCGCGCTTCGCTTTTGTTTTGTCATCGTCGCTCTGGCTCTAACCGCGGCGCTGCTGATGAACCGTCTGAAGATCCAGAGGATGCGGATCGAGCTGGAAGAAAGCCGCGTCGAGTTGACGACTTTCGCTGACTCCGTCCCACAACTTCTATGGCGTTCGACGCCGGACGGTCGGTGGGATTTCCTCAATCGTCGTTTCACTGAGATTACAGGGGTGGAGCGCGAGGAAGGCATTGCACGCCAGACATGGCGCGAATGCGTTCACCCTGACGATATGGGACCACTCCGCGAGAAGCTCGCCCGGTCGCTGGAAACGGGTGAAGATGTGTCGCATCAGGTGAGGCTGCGCCACAAGGACGGAAGCTACAGGTGGATGTCTATGGCGCGCCGGGCGGTGCGTTCACCCCAAACCGGGGAGATCCTCCGATTCTACGGGGGCAGCACCGATATACACGAGGAGGTACTTGCCCAGCAGAAAGTACACGATCTCATGACACAGTTGGAGCATCGCGTGGAGCTGCGAACCGCGCAGTTAACACAGACCGAAGCGCGCTACTCCAGCCTGTTCGATGTCGGGAACATCAGCTTTGCGGAGATGGATTTCAGCGCCACGAAGCCGATCCTCGACCAATTGCGCGCAGAAGGCATTACGGACCTGCGCGCCCATATGCATGCGCATCCTGACTTGTTTCACCATTGTCTCGGCCTCATCAAAACCACCCGCGTCAACGAAGCCCTCGCGCGCCTGATGGGGTATGAAAATCTCGCAGAACTATCCTCAAACCCGCCGGCCGAGAATGCTGATGACGGGCCGGAAGTTCTTCTGCGCCAACTCGAGATGGCCTACTACGGATCCGAATATATCGACGGACGTACGGTTCTGATCGGCAAGGACGGTCAACGCATCACGGTCTTTTTCACTGTGATCCGCCTGGACAGCGGCCTTCATCTATCAAGTCACCTCAACCTGACAGAGCAGGAAGGCATCGCCGAACTGCGGCGCGCCGCACAGGACGAACTGGCGCGCGCTAACCGGATTGCGACCGTCGGCGCCTATTCAGCCACCATCGCGCACGAACTCAATCAACCGATCTCATCGATGACGATGGATGTGCAAACGACCCTTCGTTGGCTTCATTCCGAGCAGCCGGACGTCCTGTCGGCCATTCGAGGCTTGGAGCGCCTCACCCGCACGGTGGAGAGGGTAAGGGCGATCGTGCAGCGGACCCGCGAAAGCGTCACCGCGCATAGACGCAAAATTTCGCAGTTCAATCTGTGCGCGCTCGTAACCGAAACCTGCGATCTGCTTGACAGCGAGGTGCGACGGGCAGGGGCGGCGCTTGAATTGCAGTGCGACATGGAGTTCCCGCCCATCCAGGCAGACCCCATCGAACTGCAGCAGGTTCTGGTCAATCTTACGACAAACGCAGCAGAAGCGATGATCGCGACGCCCGGCGTACGCCGGATAGTAGTGTCCGTGCTGAACACGGGGGAGGGCGTATCGATTTCCGTGGCAGATACCGGACCTGGCATCGCGCAGGACCAGCTTGAGCGTTTGTTCGAGCCGTTCTTTACGACGAAGCCTTCGGGGATGGGAATGGGCCTGCAGGTATGCCGCAATGCCGTAGAAAGCATGGGAGGTACGCTCGAGGTTCGCAACCGGGAGGAGGGGGGAGCAATTTTCGCCTTCGTGCTCCCCGCGTCCGAAAAAATACAGACAGCGGCCTGA
- a CDS encoding cysteine hydrolase, giving the protein MTDPQTDFLGETGAAYGVFAESIEEHGTVPNLRRLFEAAKQADIPVIVSPHYYYPHDHRWAFAAPGEIMMHNLGMFERKDPLSVEGFEGSGADWLPEFKDLIEDGRTVVCSPHKIAGPQTNDTMFQLRKTGATQVILAGMAANFCVESHLRDFVEHGLEVIVVRDATAGSKIPEGDAYAAALLNFRWLANALWSTDDTVAALERAS; this is encoded by the coding sequence GTGACCGATCCCCAGACCGATTTTCTGGGCGAAACGGGCGCGGCCTATGGTGTCTTTGCAGAGAGCATCGAGGAGCACGGGACTGTTCCCAACCTGCGCCGCCTGTTCGAGGCCGCGAAGCAGGCGGACATCCCCGTCATCGTCTCGCCCCACTATTATTATCCGCACGACCATCGGTGGGCGTTCGCCGCGCCCGGTGAGATCATGATGCACAATCTCGGCATGTTCGAGCGGAAAGATCCGTTGTCGGTCGAGGGCTTCGAGGGATCCGGGGCCGACTGGTTGCCGGAATTCAAGGATCTAATCGAGGACGGCAGGACAGTTGTGTGTTCACCGCACAAGATCGCTGGCCCACAGACGAACGACACTATGTTCCAGCTGCGGAAGACGGGCGCGACGCAGGTGATCCTGGCGGGCATGGCGGCAAATTTCTGCGTCGAATCGCACCTTCGCGACTTTGTCGAGCATGGTCTTGAGGTAATCGTGGTGCGCGATGCGACGGCCGGCAGCAAAATTCCCGAAGGAGATGCCTATGCCGCAGCACTCCTCAACTTTCGCTGGCTCGCCAACGCCCTCTGGTCGACCGATGACACTGTCGCGGCACTGGAACGCGCATCGTGA
- a CDS encoding alpha/beta fold hydrolase encodes MAFFTTKDGVQIFYKDWGPKEAQPIVFHHGWPLSADDWDTQMLYFLAHGFRVIAHDRRGHGRSTQTDTGNDMDTYVADLIEFTDHLNLKNAVHIGHSTGGGEVARYVARARPGRVAKAVLVGAVPPIMVRSDKNRKGTPIAAFDGLRSALAANRAQFYLDLASGPFYGFNREDAKIYPGTIQNWWRQGMIGGAKAHYDCIAAFSETDFTEDLKAISVPTLVMHGDDDQIVPIADAAELSIKLLKHGELKVYKGYPHGMLTTHADVLNPDLLAFIKA; translated from the coding sequence ATGGCTTTCTTCACGACCAAGGACGGCGTCCAGATCTTCTACAAAGACTGGGGACCGAAAGAGGCTCAGCCGATCGTCTTCCATCATGGCTGGCCACTGAGCGCTGACGACTGGGACACGCAGATGCTCTATTTCCTGGCGCATGGCTTTCGAGTAATTGCGCATGACCGGCGCGGTCATGGGCGCTCGACCCAGACCGATACCGGCAACGACATGGATACCTACGTCGCCGATCTGATTGAATTCACAGATCATCTGAATCTCAAGAACGCTGTGCATATCGGACACTCGACCGGCGGCGGCGAAGTGGCTCGCTACGTTGCCCGCGCCAGACCTGGCCGGGTGGCTAAGGCGGTTCTAGTCGGTGCAGTCCCGCCGATCATGGTCAGGTCCGACAAGAATCGCAAAGGTACTCCGATCGCGGCCTTCGATGGCCTCCGTTCCGCGCTAGCTGCCAATCGCGCGCAATTCTATCTCGATTTAGCCAGCGGCCCCTTCTACGGCTTCAACCGAGAAGACGCGAAGATATATCCTGGGACCATCCAGAATTGGTGGCGACAAGGAATGATCGGTGGCGCGAAGGCGCATTACGACTGCATCGCCGCATTCTCGGAGACCGACTTCACCGAGGATCTGAAGGCAATCTCGGTCCCCACTCTCGTTATGCATGGCGACGACGACCAGATCGTTCCGATCGCCGATGCTGCGGAACTCTCAATCAAACTGCTCAAGCATGGCGAACTCAAGGTCTACAAGGGCTACCCACACGGTATGCTGACGACGCATGCGGACGTACTCAACCCCGACCTTCTCGCTTTCATAAAGGCTTGA
- a CDS encoding DUF2721 domain-containing protein: MFMLSGIGALLNVFATRLARVGDQADQLSAGPCDDILAFRLRSLRRRSQALDFAVLAAALAAALTCASVFVLFLAALADRPAAVLLFALFGGAIVLTMLAITCFVGEMLLASRGVRRAVDQSIDTSPELETGA, from the coding sequence ATGTTCATGCTTTCGGGCATCGGCGCATTGCTCAACGTATTCGCAACCCGTCTCGCGCGTGTTGGCGATCAGGCTGACCAGCTTTCGGCCGGCCCCTGCGACGACATCTTGGCTTTCCGCCTTCGCAGCTTGCGGCGCCGATCGCAGGCGCTTGACTTTGCGGTTCTCGCTGCCGCGTTAGCTGCGGCCCTGACGTGCGCATCTGTCTTTGTCCTGTTCCTAGCGGCTCTGGCTGACCGACCGGCCGCCGTCTTGTTGTTTGCCCTGTTCGGGGGCGCAATCGTGCTAACGATGTTGGCAATCACCTGCTTTGTCGGGGAGATGTTACTGGCTTCGCGCGGGGTTCGCCGAGCCGTCGATCAGAGCATCGATACCAGTCCGGAATTAGAGACGGGAGCCTAA
- a CDS encoding ATP--cob(I)alamin adenosyltransferase, which yields MPVLVETITLDDARKAIDTAIEAARRLEVRATIIALDAGGDLVLATRMDGAWPGAFDLALAKAHAARAFAAPSGAFTRLVQPGAPLFGVTAVAAGKYMTLPGGVPIVHQLAVLGSIGASGGTPDQDEAIAWAAVRSVIAE from the coding sequence ATGCCAGTCCTTGTTGAAACGATAACGCTCGACGATGCACGTAAGGCGATCGATACTGCGATCGAGGCTGCTCGCCGTCTGGAAGTCCGAGCGACCATTATCGCCCTCGACGCTGGCGGCGACCTTGTCCTTGCCACTCGAATGGATGGAGCCTGGCCTGGCGCATTTGATCTCGCGCTCGCCAAAGCGCACGCCGCGCGCGCCTTTGCTGCACCGAGCGGTGCATTTACCCGTCTCGTCCAGCCTGGCGCACCGTTGTTCGGCGTGACCGCAGTTGCAGCCGGAAAGTACATGACGTTGCCAGGCGGTGTCCCGATCGTTCATCAGCTAGCGGTACTTGGCTCGATCGGCGCGAGCGGCGGGACCCCCGACCAGGATGAGGCTATTGCCTGGGCCGCCGTGAGATCGGTCATTGCGGAATGA
- a CDS encoding NAD(P)H-dependent oxidoreductase: MNTALLDSLAGESFVEIHDLYETYPDYQIDVAAEQERLSQYAVIGLQFPLFWYSMPSLLKEWFDLVWLHGFAYGRGSSSLVGKRLFCAVSTGGDARSYSAGGHNGYPIDDFMRPLERTAALCQMHWARPHIVHDAPRMRGDRLSMAALAYHAYLRERLAEAIR, translated from the coding sequence GTGAACACGGCGCTTCTCGACAGTCTCGCTGGCGAAAGCTTTGTAGAAATCCACGACCTATACGAGACCTATCCGGACTATCAGATCGACGTAGCGGCCGAGCAGGAGCGGTTATCGCAATATGCAGTGATCGGGCTGCAATTCCCACTTTTTTGGTATTCGATGCCCTCTTTGCTGAAGGAATGGTTCGACCTGGTCTGGCTCCATGGCTTCGCCTACGGGCGGGGTTCCTCAAGCCTCGTGGGGAAGCGTTTGTTCTGTGCGGTGTCGACTGGGGGCGACGCACGAAGTTACAGCGCAGGGGGCCATAACGGATATCCGATAGACGACTTCATGCGGCCGCTCGAGCGAACCGCGGCGCTATGTCAGATGCACTGGGCGCGCCCGCATATTGTTCATGACGCCCCGCGGATGCGGGGTGATCGTTTGAGCATGGCCGCTCTCGCTTATCACGCATATTTGCGTGAACGCCTGGCGGAAGCTATTCGATGA
- a CDS encoding cation:proton antiporter: MTSSDILAHTFIYLLAAVIAVPIAKRVGLGAVLGYILAGALIGPGVLSLTGDTEAVGHVAEFGIVILLFLIGLEVRPQLLWQMKSLIFGLGAAQMAAVSLVITLAGVGLGLSVAAAWTTSVILAMSSTALVMSTLEERGQRSGPVGRACFGVLLFQDMSVIPLFLVVPLLSAAAGEVTNEAATPGWLHGIEILGALLALIVGTRLAVRPLFRFIAASGSREVFTAAALLLVVGVAALMTLVGLSPALGAFIAGMVLGETEFRQEIESDIEPFRGLLLGLFFITVGAGLDLGLLRHEALAVLAIAIGFMIAKAAAMYMVGRAFRFVRIEAITLAVALSQGGEFAFVFVSFAKPLAVLPEHLTRLLPAAVAVSMLLSPLATLLTERLVRWRGCVRKVEREADHEFSDRCDVIVAGFGRFGQIAGRLLQANGHRLSIMDTSLRQIEVVRRFDQRVNFGDATRLDLLRAAGADTAQILIVAIDDPSQALTLVETARRSFPQLSILARAFDRRHAYQLLEAGADHVESETYESSLLLGREALQRLGYRAHRAHRAAAVFRMHDRALFERHKPEKPDDAGFFKASQATVTSLAQLLSDDLSRDHGHSGLDEDWGTRGLYSELKGADQPVAP, translated from the coding sequence ATGACCTCGTCCGACATCCTTGCGCATACCTTCATCTATTTGCTCGCTGCGGTGATTGCCGTCCCCATCGCTAAACGCGTGGGGCTTGGTGCCGTGCTGGGCTATATCCTGGCGGGCGCGTTGATCGGACCGGGCGTTCTTTCCTTGACGGGCGATACCGAAGCCGTCGGACATGTCGCAGAGTTCGGGATTGTCATCCTGCTGTTTCTGATCGGTCTCGAAGTTCGACCCCAGCTTCTTTGGCAAATGAAGTCTCTCATTTTCGGTCTCGGTGCCGCGCAAATGGCGGCCGTTTCCCTGGTCATCACACTTGCGGGTGTCGGGCTGGGCTTGTCCGTTGCCGCAGCTTGGACCACGTCGGTTATTCTGGCGATGAGCTCGACCGCCCTCGTGATGTCCACGCTTGAAGAACGAGGCCAACGCTCCGGTCCGGTCGGCCGAGCCTGTTTCGGCGTGCTTCTTTTCCAGGACATGTCAGTCATACCATTGTTTCTTGTCGTACCGCTCCTTTCGGCGGCCGCCGGTGAGGTAACGAATGAAGCCGCCACCCCTGGGTGGCTGCATGGTATCGAGATTTTGGGTGCGCTATTGGCGCTGATTGTCGGCACCCGCCTTGCTGTCCGCCCTCTTTTCCGTTTCATTGCCGCGTCCGGATCCCGAGAAGTGTTCACCGCAGCCGCCCTGCTTCTGGTGGTTGGCGTCGCTGCGCTGATGACTCTCGTTGGCCTTTCCCCGGCGCTGGGAGCTTTCATCGCTGGTATGGTTCTCGGCGAAACCGAGTTTCGACAAGAAATCGAAAGCGACATTGAGCCTTTCCGCGGACTGTTGCTCGGCCTCTTTTTCATCACGGTGGGAGCTGGTCTCGACCTGGGCCTTTTACGGCATGAGGCACTTGCGGTGCTCGCAATTGCTATCGGCTTCATGATTGCCAAAGCCGCAGCAATGTACATGGTTGGCCGGGCGTTCCGGTTCGTCCGAATTGAAGCGATTACCCTCGCTGTGGCATTGTCACAGGGAGGTGAATTCGCGTTCGTGTTTGTTTCATTCGCAAAGCCGCTGGCAGTCTTACCCGAACATCTTACTCGCCTGCTGCCCGCAGCTGTTGCCGTATCGATGCTTCTCTCGCCGCTTGCAACACTGCTAACCGAACGCCTGGTCCGCTGGCGCGGCTGCGTACGAAAGGTAGAGCGTGAAGCCGACCATGAATTTTCCGACCGCTGCGACGTAATTGTCGCTGGTTTTGGCAGGTTCGGCCAGATCGCTGGCCGCCTGCTCCAGGCCAACGGTCACAGGCTGTCCATCATGGACACCAGCCTGCGGCAGATCGAGGTTGTCCGACGCTTTGACCAGCGGGTCAACTTTGGCGACGCAACCCGGCTTGACCTCCTGAGGGCAGCAGGTGCCGACACGGCCCAGATTCTTATTGTCGCCATCGATGACCCGTCGCAAGCGTTGACGCTGGTCGAAACCGCACGGCGCTCGTTCCCACAGCTCAGTATCCTTGCCCGGGCATTTGACCGGCGGCATGCCTACCAACTTCTGGAAGCCGGTGCCGATCACGTCGAAAGCGAGACCTACGAATCGAGCCTCCTTCTTGGGCGCGAGGCGCTGCAAAGGCTAGGTTACAGGGCGCACCGGGCTCATCGGGCGGCCGCCGTATTCCGCATGCATGACCGGGCACTGTTCGAGCGTCACAAACCGGAGAAGCCGGATGATGCCGGCTTCTTCAAGGCATCGCAAGCTACGGTAACCTCGCTTGCCCAACTGCTGTCCGACGATCTGTCGCGAGATCACGGACACAGCGGCCTGGACGAGGACTGGGGCACACGGGGCCTCTATTCGGAATTGAAAGGTGCGGATCAACCGGTTGCGCCTTGA
- a CDS encoding AraC family transcriptional regulator codes for MAMMKDLGRTMAAMAADDFFIAHRPDELDPVRFDLQRCSDPRRAIQSVSEVFCPHRIVHHEHGIPLDFRHSSARLERTTFNQIAYGSNIDVLIEETNRAQYIFLVPLRGEMRVTGIQDLQSLAVGDYMLMGPDTPYRFVHEVSDAHLAVSVPRRLIELGDEGFVGPGVGIDPEPVTDLAGSLIDYLSFVCRELQRGGAAFESASVRGGVEDSIAGMMKSMLNGRAVQLPQKSGAAPGHVHRAEAFMEGHLHEDITIEMIARAAGVPERTLHHAFARFRSMSPTQWLRTRRLDAARRDIIASRGHANILEIANRYGMQHGGRFAAYYQQHFHESPSDTLRTSRPSRT; via the coding sequence ATGGCCATGATGAAGGACCTTGGTCGCACGATGGCCGCCATGGCGGCCGACGATTTTTTCATAGCGCACCGTCCGGATGAGCTCGATCCGGTCCGCTTTGACCTTCAACGCTGCAGCGACCCCCGGCGCGCGATCCAGAGCGTGTCGGAAGTCTTTTGCCCTCACCGCATCGTCCATCACGAGCACGGCATCCCTCTCGATTTTCGCCACTCGTCAGCCCGGCTAGAGCGAACTACGTTCAATCAGATCGCCTATGGCAGCAATATCGATGTCCTTATCGAGGAAACCAATCGGGCCCAGTATATTTTCCTGGTGCCTTTGCGCGGTGAGATGCGGGTCACCGGCATCCAAGACCTGCAATCCCTTGCCGTGGGCGACTACATGCTGATGGGGCCCGACACCCCATACCGTTTCGTCCATGAAGTTTCCGATGCCCATCTTGCGGTCAGTGTACCACGCCGGCTCATCGAGCTAGGCGACGAAGGCTTCGTCGGTCCAGGCGTCGGAATTGACCCTGAGCCGGTCACCGATCTCGCCGGTAGCTTGATAGACTACCTGTCGTTCGTCTGCCGCGAACTCCAGCGCGGCGGCGCCGCCTTTGAGTCAGCTTCCGTTCGCGGGGGCGTCGAGGATTCCATTGCCGGCATGATGAAGTCGATGCTGAACGGCCGTGCTGTGCAATTGCCCCAAAAATCAGGCGCAGCGCCCGGCCATGTCCATCGTGCTGAAGCCTTTATGGAAGGGCATCTCCATGAGGACATAACGATCGAGATGATCGCACGCGCCGCGGGGGTCCCCGAACGAACGCTTCATCACGCGTTTGCGCGCTTCCGGAGTATGTCACCGACCCAATGGTTGCGTACCCGGCGTCTCGACGCCGCACGGCGCGACATCATCGCGAGCCGCGGACATGCCAACATCCTCGAAATCGCCAACCGCTACGGCATGCAACACGGGGGCCGTTTCGCGGCCTACTACCAGCAGCATTTTCACGAGTCGCCGTCGGACACATTGCGGACATCGCGGCCGTCGCGAACCTGA